One region of Populus trichocarpa isolate Nisqually-1 chromosome 4, P.trichocarpa_v4.1, whole genome shotgun sequence genomic DNA includes:
- the LOC127905254 gene encoding photosystem I P700 chlorophyll a apoprotein A1-like — protein sequence MFVEQLIKKKDDAHDFDSHTSDLEEISRKVFSAHFGELSIIFLWLSGMYFHGARFSNYKAWLSDPTHIGPSAQVVWPIVGQEILNGDVGGGFRGIQITSRFFQIWRASGITSELQLYCTTIGALVFAALMLFAGWFPYHKAALKLAWFQNVESMLNHHLAGLLGLGSLSWAGHQVHVSLPINQFLNAGVDPKEIPLPHEFILNRDLLAQLYPSFAEGATPFFTLNWSKYSEFLTFCGGLDPVTGSLWLTDIAHHHLVIAILFLVAGHMYSS from the coding sequence atgtttgttgaacaactgaTAAAAAAGAAGGATGATGCTCACGATTTCGATAGCCATACCAGTGATTTGGAAGAGATCTCCCGAAAAGTCTTTAGTGCTCATTTCGGCGAACTCTCCATCATCTTTCTTTGGCTGAGTGGCATGTATTTCCACGGTGCTCGTTTTTCCAATTATAAAGCATGGCTAAGCGATCCTACTCACATTGGGCCTAGCGCCCAAGTAGTTTGGCCAATAGTGGGCCAAGAAATATTGAATGGTGAtgtgggtgggggtttccgagGAATACAAATAACCTCCAGGTTTTTTCAGATTTGGAGAGCATCTGGAATAACTAGTGAATTACAATTGTATTGTACGACAATTGGTGCATTAGTCTTTGCAGCCTTAATGCTTTTTGCTGGTTGGTTCCCTTATCACAAAGCTGCTCTAAAATTGGCTTGGTTCCAAAATGTAGAATCTATGTTAAATCACCATTTAGCAGGGCTACTAGGGCTTGGGTCTCTTTCTTGGGCGGGGCATCAAGTCCATGTATCTTTACCAATTAACCAATTTCTAAACGCTGGAGTAGATCCTAAAGAGATCCCACTTCCTCATGAATTTATCTTGAACCGGGATCTTTTGGCTCAACTTTATCCCAGTTTTGCTGAGGGAGCAACCCCATTTTTCACTTTGAATTGGTCAAAATATTCGGAATTTCTTACTTTTTGTGGAGGATTAGACCCAGTAACTGGGAGTCTATGGCTGACCGATATTGCACACCACCATTTAGTTATTGCAATTCTTTTCCTGGTAGCGGGTCACATGTATAGCTCATAA